The Sandaracinus amylolyticus genomic interval ACCGTGACCGCGGCATCCTCGGCGTGCTCGCGCTCGTCCCCGGCTCGCTGCTGACGCTCGCGATCGCGACGATCGTGATCGCCGGCGAGCCGACCGGCGCCGGCCTCGTGCTGCTCGCGGGGCACTTCGTGACGCAGTTCATCGTGCTGCTCGTCTACGCCGCGCTGCTGGTGAACGACGAGGGCCTCGATCCCCTCGGCCGCGCGCTCTTCGGCGCGACGTTCTTGTTCGGCGCGCCGGTCGCGCTGCCGGTCTACTACGTCCTGCGCGTGCTGATCCCGTCGCGCCCCGAGGTCCGCGGCCGCGCGATCGCGGTCCGGCTCGCGACCGCGACGGTCTAGCTCGACTGCGTCGCGTCCTCGCGCGCGCTGCCGCCCCGATCGATCGGCAGTCGCTGCGCGTTCCACGCGGTCATGCCGCCGCGCATCGACGCGACGCGCCCGAAGCCCAGCGCGCGCAGCTGCAGCGCCGCCTTGCCCGAGCGCCCGCCCGATCGACAGATCGCGACGATCGGCGCGCCGCGATCCCACGACTGCGCCTCGCGCTCGATCGTCGCGAGCGGCACGAGCTCGCTGCCGGGCACGTGCCCGAGCTCGCCGACGAACTCGCTCGGCTCGCGCACGTCGACGAGGCGCGCCGCGCCGGGATGCGTCGCGATCCACTCGGGCGCCAGCTCCGGGATCCCGCCTGCGCTCGTCTCGACCGGCGCCCACCGCGGCGCCTCGATCGGCTCCGGCGTCGCGGGCACGCCGCGCGGCACGCCGCACGCGAGGTTCGCCGGCAGCGCGACGTCGATCTTCTTCGGGTACGCGAGCTGGAGCTTCGCCATGATCGCGACGAACTCGGCCTCGCCGCGCCCGCCGCCGAGCCGCGGGTTGAGCCGCTTCTCCTCGCCGATCGACGTGACGGTGCGTCCTTTGTAGTCGTGCCCCGGGTACACGAGCGTCGTGTCGGGCAGCGTGAAGAGCTTCTCGTGCACCGAGCGATAGAGCGTCGGCGCGTCGCCCTGCTGGAAGTCGGTGCGGCCCGAGCCGCGGATCAGCAGCGCGTCGCCGGTGAACGCCATCGTGTGATCGCCGGTGACGTAGGTGAGGCAGCCGCTCGTGTGCCCGGGCGTCTCGCGCACCTCGAACTCGTGCGCGCCGAACCGGATGCGGTCGCCGTCCTTCACCAGCACGTCGGCGCACCCGACGCCCGCGCGCTCCGAGAGCACGGTGCGGCAGCCGAGCCGCTCGCGCAGCGTGCCCAGCGCCGTGACGTGATCGGCGTGGACGTGGGTGTCGAGCGCGTAGCGCAGCTCGAGCTCGAGGTCTCGCACCAGCGCGACGTCGCGCTCCACCTGCTCGAGCACGGGGTCGATGATCACCGCTTCGCGCGTCCGCTCGTCGGCGAGCAGGTAGGTGTACGTCGAGGACTCGTGGTCGAAGAGCTGTCGGAAGAGCATCGGAGCCACCTCTCGAAACGATGTTTCACCGCGACGCGTCGGGCTGAAACGCGTGTTTCATCAGCGCGAGGTCGATCGCGCCGAGGACGACCGGGATCGCGGCGAGCCCGAGCACCCACGGCCAGTCGCGATCGAGCCTCACCTCCACGCCCGCCGCGCGCGGCACCTCCTGCGAGAGGAGGAGCACCGCCATGCCGAGCACGAGCCACGCGAACGCACGCCGCAGGAGATCCGGACGCACCCGCCCCGCGAGCGACGCGCCGAGCGCGCTGCCCACCACCGCCGCGCACGTGATCGGCGCCGCGAGCTCGAGATCGATCGACGTCGAGCCGAGGTGCCCGATCAGCGCGGCCGACGAGTTCATCGCGATCACGAGCAGCGAAGTCCCGATCGCGTCGCGCATCGAGAGCGCGCCGAGCAGCACCAGCGCGGGCACGACGACGAAGCCACCGCCCGCGCCCACGAGCCCGGTGAGCGCGCCGACGATCAGCCCCTGCACCACGACCGGCGCCGACCGTCCGCGCTCGGACGTCGGGCGCGCGCGCATCATCGCGCCCGCGGTGACGAGCATCATCGCGCCCAGCCCGAGCAGGAGCACGACGCCCGGCACGAGGTGCGCGGCGCGCCCTCCGCCGTACGCGCCCAGCATGCTCGTCGCGCCGAAGAGCAGCCCGGTCCTCCAGCGCACGCGATCGGCGCGCGCATGAGGAACCAGCGCCGCGAGGCTGGTGACGCCGACGACCACGAGCGACGTCGCGATCGCCTCGTGGGTGCTCCGCCCGAGCACGTACACGAGCACCGGCACCATCAGGATCGAGCCGCCGCCGCCGAGCAGCCCGAGCGAGATGCCGACGAGGATCGCGAGCGCGAGACCGACGACGAGGGACATGACGCAGAGGGCTCGATTGCGACGGGCGTGCCGTGGCCGGAAGCGGCCGCGCCCGCGATCGGTCGCGGGCTCCGGCGGAACCGATCGAAACGTGACGTTTCACCGACCCGCGTCCGGTGAAACGCGTGAGAAACGTCCGTGTGCGTCTGCTCGCAGACCGCGGTGATCACCGTGATGGCACGGCGACTGCGTGGGAGCCTCACGGAGGAGGACCTCGGATGGACTTCGTCTCGTTCGGATGGGCGCTCGCGGGAGGCGTGATGATCGGCGCCGCGGCGGCGCTGCTGCTCGCGCTGAACGGCAAGATCGCGGGCGTCAGCGGCATCCTCGGCGGGCTCGTCGCGCCGCGTCGGGGCGACGTCGCGTGGCGTGCGCTCTTCGTCGTCGGGCTCCTCGCGGGCGGGCTCGTCGCGTTCGTGGTCGCGCCGGAGCGCTTCGACGCGAGCGGGGCGCCCGCGCTCCCGCTGGTCGCGATCGCGGGCGTGCTGGTCGGCGTGGGCACGCGCATCGGCAACGGCTGCACGAGCGGTCACGGCGTGTGCGGCATCAGCCGTCTGGCGCCGCGATCGATCGTCGCGACGCTCGCGTTCATGCTCACCGGCGCGCTCACGGTGCTGGTGGTGCGCTCGCTCGGAGGCGCGTGATGGACGCAGGGACGAAGCGCGGCCTCGTGGCGCTCGCCTCGGGCGCGCTCTTCGCGATCGGCCTCGTGGTGAGCGGGATGACGCAGCCCGCGAACGTGATCGGCTTCCTCGACGTGACCGGCGACTGGCGGCCCGCGCTGATGTTCGTGATGGTCGGCGCGATCGCGGTGAACGCAGCGGTGTACCGGTGGGTGCGCGGCCGGCGCGCGCCGGTGCTCGCGGAGACGTTCTCGCTGCCAACCCAGCGCGACCTCGATGCGCGGCTGATCGCGGGCGCGGCGATCTTCGGCGTCGGCTGGGGGCTCGGCGGCTACTGTCCGGGGCCGGGCGTGACCGCGCTCGCGAGCGGGTCGCTCGAGGCCGTGGTGTTCGTCGGCTCGATGGTCGCGGCGATGTGGGTCGTCGCGCGCATCGAGAAGCGCTGAAACGTCGTTTCACCTGGCTGAAACGACGTTTCACCGTGCGTGAAACGTCGTTTCACAGCGCGCGCAACAAGTACACGCGGCGCACCGACCACGGCATCCAAGCGTCGACCGCGCGCTCCTCGACGACCTCGTGGGCCTCCATCGGCGACATCGCGAGGCGGTAGGGCGCGTCTTCGTTCTCGACGGGCGGGCCCTCGGGGGCGGGGTGGTTGTTCACCTCGAAGCCGCCGTCGATCGAGGTGCGCGCGATCGAGCGCTCGGCGGCGCGCTCGACCAGCGCCCAGCGCGCGCGCTGCCACGCGAGGTAGTCGTGGGTCGCCGCGATCGAGAAGAGCGCGGACGCGACGACGAAGACGCTGCCCAGCGCGAGCACGCGGCGATCGCTCGGAGTCGGCACGATCTCGAGCGCGAGCAGCGCCAGCACGAACGGGAGCTGGCCGAGCAGGTATCGATCGAAGAAGGGCCCGTACACGACCGCGGTGGGCGCGTAGCCGATCAGCGCGGTGAGGAAGAGCGCGATCCAGATCGGCATCTCGCCTTCCCGGAGCGCGCTCCACGCGCGCTTCGCGCGCGCGCGGATCGTGGGCGTCGCTTCGTGCCAACCGAGCCGCGCGCGCAGCGCGCGACCGAGCACCACGAGCATCAGCCACGCTGCGGCCACGCCGATGCCGGTGATCGCGATCCACACGACGTGCGGCGCGCGCGGCGCGTCGCCGTCGAGCGTGTAGGGCCCGATGCCGGTCTCGATCCACACGTTGCCGGTGAGCGGCATCGCGACGCCGATCGCGCCGAGCGCGAGCCCGACGACGAGCGCGCCGAGCGTGCTCGCGATCACCCAGCGACGGCGCGCGATCGCCGCGGCGGCGCCGAGCACGATCGGCAGCGACCACAGGCCCAGATAGACCAGTGAGAGCGACGTGCGCTCGAGCGGATAACGGAGCCCGCGCAGCCGCACGAGCCCGCCGAGCGCCTGCATCAGCTCGACCGACTTCGTGTGATAGAAGGCGGGCAGCCCGATCGTCGCGTCGACGATCTTCTGGAACGCGACCAGCGCGCCCACGACGATCACGAGCGGCACGAGCGCGCTCGCGGCCCATCGCCGTCCGAGCCCGAGCCGCAGCGCGTCGCCGACCGCCCACGCGAGCGGGAGCGCGATGCCGATCTGGCGATCGAGCGTCGCGATCACCGCGAGCATCGTCGCGACGACGCGCCAGCTCGCGCGATCGGTGCGCACCGCGTGCACCCAGGCCGCGCTCGCCGCGATCATCAGCGCGACGAACGGCACGTCGGTCATGAACGAGAACGCGAGCGCGAAGTAGATCGGCGAGAGCGCGAGCGCGCACGCGCCGAGCGCGGCCCACCGCACCGGCGCGCGCAGCGTGCGCAGCAGCGCGTAGGTCGCGAGCAGCCCGAGCCACCCGAGCACGAGCGTCGAGACGCGCATCGCGGTGAACGACACGCCGAAGAGCGCGCAGAACGCTGCGCCCCAGAGCGCCTGGGTGAGCAGCGGCATGCTCTGCCAGTCGGCGAAGCGGAGCGTGCCCTCGTCGACGAGCGCGCGGACCGGCACTGCGTAGCCCCAGTCGTCGTTGAGCGGGAAGTCGCCGTGTGGATCGACGAGCACCGCCGCGCTCCACCACGCGGCGCTGAGCGCTGCGAGCGCGACGAGGTCGGCGAGCGATCTGCCCGATGGAGACGTGCCCCGCGTCGCGTCGGTCATCGCGCGCGGTCGTACCGCGCACGCCGTCGTGCATCAAGCACGGCGCGAGGACGTCACGGCGCGAAGTACTGGTGGAAGAAGTCCCACGCGGCCTGAGTGCCGAACGCGGGCCACACGTGGCCGCCCGCGTGCTGGCAGTAGTGGATGGGTCGCGCGCTCTCGCAGCCGTCGTACGCGGTGCACGGCGCGGGATCGGTCGCCGTCGAGGTCGCGTCGCAGCCGCTGCGATCGCGCCAGAAGTCGCGGAACTGCGCGCGGCCGTCGATCAGCTCCTCGGCGCCGATCGTGATCCACGCGGCGGGCTCTCCGACGCACGCCTCGCGATCGAAGTAGATGACCGCGCCGCCGCTCGCGATCGCGCGGATGTCGTCGCGCATGCACCCGAGCACGCCGCTGAACGAGCCGCCGCCGCTGAAGCCCATCGAGAAGATGCGCGACGTGTCGATGCACAGCGTGCTCTCGAGCTCGTCGATCACGTGGTCGAAGTACGCGAGCTCGACCGGCAGATCGCCGCGCCAGTCGCCTTCGCGCGCCTGCGCCACGAGCACGATCGCCTCTTCGCGCGCGAGCTCGCGGATCGCACGATCGCCCGACGTGCCGTCCCAGTAGCCGGCGTTGCCGCCGTTGGGATGGAGCGCGAGGATCAGCGGCCACGCGCGGTCGCGCGAGTAGCCCTCGGGCAAGCGGAGACGGTAGAGCCGGTCGAGCCCTCCGAGCGTGAAGCGGTGCTCGCCCTCCGCGAGGCCTTCGCCGCTGGTGCATCCAGTGCTGCGCGCGACGTCGGGGCCTGCGTCGGGGTCGCTCGACGCGTCGGGCGCGCTGGCGTCGGGCGGATCGCTCGGCGCGTCGAGCGCGGGCTCGCTCGCGTCGACGGCGCGCTGCGCGTCGACGCCGGCGTCACGTGGATCGTCGCTCGTGATCTCCGGCGAGCATCCGATCAGCAGCACGAGCGAGAGGAGCGAGACGGCACGCATGGGCGCTTTCCAGATTGCACCACGCGTGCCTCGCCGTCGCGGCGATCCGTCCGCGACTCAGCGAGCATTTCCCATGACGGTCTGGTGCGCGACTGCGACCGCGCGGTCGCAGCCAGCGCACTGCGTGCTCCGCTCAGGGCGTGTTCGCGTCGCCCCAGCCGACCTCGAGCCCGCTCGCGTCGACGCCTGCCGCGGTGAGGATCGCGGTCGGATCGTAGACGAACGACGAGGTCCCGAAGTTGATCGTCCAGTCGAGCGCGGGCGCGACGCTGCTCGTCGGGTTCGCGTAGAGCATCGGGTAGAGCGGCACCCAGACGTCGTCGAGGATCAGCGTCTCCTGGATGACGCCGTTGATGATCACGTACACGACCGGGTTCTGCCCGCGGTAGTCGACCGCGAGACCGTAGGTGCTCGCGGAGCTGTCCCACGCGCTCTGCCACACGAGGTTGCGCCACGTGCCGCCGAGCGTGTTCACCGACATCGAGTACGGCACGCGACCGAACTCGTACGGATCGAGATCGCCGTCGGCGGTCACCAGGCCCATGCCGATGTTCGAGGGCGGGACCTGACGCGTCGCCTCGAAGTACCAGAACTGGCCGTAGATCGGCTGGTTCGCGCGGATGCCGTACTTGTCGAAGCCGTCGAAGCGCGCGCCGAGCCCGTTCGGCGCGACGGTGACGCCCTGGCCGGTGAGCGCGTCCGGCGTGAGCACGACCGGATCGAATTGGGCCAGCGTGCCGGTGACGGTGACCATGATCGTGCGCGTCGTGGTGACCTCGTACGAGTCGGTCGCGGTCACGACGATCGGATGACGGCCCACCGTGGTCGGCGTGAACGAGAACGTCGCGCCGGTGCCGGTGGTGCGCGCATGGCGCTGCGTCGCGACGTCCTCCCAGGTGATCGTCGACGTGAGCGTGCCGTCCTCGGCGTCCGTCGCGCTCGCGGTGAGGGTCACCGGCGTGCCCACCGCGACCGAGAGGCTCGGCGACGTCGTGAGCACCGGCGCCGTGCTGACGGCGCGCGCGCGCGTCTGGCCCCAGCCCATCACGAGCGCGCTCGCGGCCGACGTCGCGCCTGCCGCGGTGAGCGCGTCGCGCACGCCGTTCGCGGTGAAGTGGAACGGATGGTTCGTCGTGTCGTTGCCCGGGTTGATCCGCATCTGCCAGCGGAGCTCGTAGCGCTCACCGCTGTAGAAGATGTAGAGCGGCGTGGTGACCGCCATCGTGCACGACTGCTTCACGTACGGAGCCCCGGCGCCGTCGTCGAGCAGCACGTGCACGATCGGCGAGGTGCCGCGGTAGTCGACGACGAAGCCGAAGAAGCGCTCGCTGCGCGAGAACCAAGGCGTCCCGCCGGTGCAGGTGCTGCCGTTGCTCTCGATGCCGCCGCCGGTGATCGCGCCGAGCGACTGCGCGGTCGCGCCCGCGACGTTGCCGAGAACCTCGGCCGCCGTCGCGACGCCCGCGCCGTACACCGAGCCGCGCCCGATCAGGCGCTCCGACTCGAAGTAGAAGACGCCCGAGCCGGGCATCACCGCGCGGTTCGAGCGCACGCCGCCGCGCGTCGGCCAGCTCTCGACCGAGAGTCGATCGGCCGAGAGGCTCACGCCGGGCGAGATGTCGGTCGTGCTGAAGCGCACCGGCTGGAAGTCGTCGACGGTGATCGTCTGGCTCGCGGTCGCGGTCAGGCTGTTCGCGTCGCGCACTTCCTGGATGACCGTGTACGTGCCCGAGGCCGCGTAGGTGTGCGTGCTCGCGCTGACGAAGCCGCCGCCGTCGCCCCAGTCGTAGCGAGTCTGGGTGATCGCGGCGCTGCCGGGCGTCGCGCTGCTCGTCGCGGTGACGGTCAGCGGCGCGGCCGCGCTCGGCGGCGGGATCGAGAAGCCCGCGGTGGGCGCGACCACGCACACGCCGCTCACGCAGTGCGCGCTCGCGCAGTCACCGTTCGCCGTGCACGAGTCGCCCTCGGCGCAGTCGGGGCACGTCGCGCCGCCGCAGTCGGTGTCGGTCTCGGTGCCGTTCTGCACGCCGTCGGTGCAGGTCGGCGCGCTGCAGACGTTCGCGGTGCAGACGCCGCTGACGCAGTCGCTCGCGCTCGCGCATCCACCGCCGGTGGCGCAGTCGACGCAGGTACCGCCGCCGCAGTCGGTGCCGGTCTCGGCGCCGTTGCGCACTCCGTCGTTGCACGCGGGCGCGGCGCAGACGTTCGCGGTGCAGACGCCGCTGACGCAGTCGCTCGCGCTCGCGCATCCGCCGCCGGTGCCGCAGTCGACGCAGGCACCGCCGCCGCAGTCGGTGCCGGTCTCGGCGCCGTTGCGCACTCCGTCGTTGCACGCGGGCGCGGCGCAGACGTTCGCGGTGCAGACGCCGCTGACGCAGTCGCTCGCGCTCGCGCATCCGCCGCCGGTGCCGCAGTCGACGCAGGCACCGCCGCCGCAGTCGGTGCCGGTCTCGGCGCCGTTGCGCACTCCGTCGTTGCACGCGGGCGCGGCGCAGACGTTGCCGGTGCACACGCCGCTCATGCAGTCGCCGGGCCCTGCGCATCCACCGCCCGTGCCGCAGTCGCCGCAGGTGCCGCCGCCGCAGTCGACGCCGGTCTCGCTGCCGTTCTCCACTCCGTCGTTGCAGGTGGGCGCCGCGCACGCGTTCGCGCTGCACACGCCGCTCTCGCAGTCGTCTCCGTCGCTGCAGCCGTCGCCCTGGCCGCACGCGGGGCAGCTGCCGCCGCAGTCGACGTCGGTCTCGGTGCCGTTGTCGACTCCGTCGGTGCACGACGGCACCGCGCACACGTTCGCCGCGCTGCACACGCCGCTCGCGCAGTCGCCGCCGACCGCGCAGCCCTCACCGTCGTCGCAGTCGCCGCACGGACCGCCGCAGTCGACGTCCGTCTCGCCTGCGTTCTGCACTCCGTCGACGCAGCTCGCGCTGACGCAGGTGCCGGTGCCGTCGCACACGCCGCTCTCGCAGTCGTCGCCGTCGCCGCAGCCCTCGCCGTCCTCGCACGGATCGCAGTCGCCGCCGCAGTCGACGTCGGTCTCGGTGCCGTTCTCGACCCCGTCGTCGCATGCGGGCGCGGCGCACACGTTCGACTCGCACACGCCGCTCACGCAGTCGCCGCCGGTCGTGCATGCGCCGCCGGTGTCGCAGTGCGGGCACGCACCGCCGCAGTCGACGTCGGACTCGGTGCCGTTCGTGATCTCGTCGTCGCACGCGGGCGCGAGGCACTGTCCCGCATCGCTGCACGACAGGCTCACGCAGTCGTCGCCGTCGTCGCACGCCGCGCCGACCGCGCAGCCCGGGCAGCTGCCGCCGCAGTCGACGTCGGTCTCGTCGCCGTTCGCGACCTCGTCGTCGCACGTCGGCGCGACGCACACGTTCTCCTCGCACACGCCGCTCGCGCAGTCGGTCGCGATCGCGCAGGTCGCGCCGAGCGCGCACGCGGCGCAGCTGCCGCCGCAGTCGACGTCGGTCTCGGTGCCGTTCAGCACGGTGTCGGCGCAGCTCGCCGCGACGCACGTGTCGTCGCCGCACACGCCGCTCGCGCAGTCGGTCGCGGCCTCGCACGCGCGGCCGTCGTCGCACGGATCGCACTCGGGGCCGCCGCAGTCGACGTCGGTCTCGTCGCCGTCGGTGCGGCCGTCGTCGCAGCTCGGGGTCGCACAGACACCGGAGACGCAGAGCGCGCTCGCGCAGTCGCGATCCGCCGTGCACGCCGTGCCGTTCGGGCATCCGGTGCACTCACCGCCGCAGTCGACGGCGATCTCTCCGCCGTTGCGCACACCGTCGGTGCACGTCGCGGCTTGAGGCGCGTCGACGCAGCTCCCGGCGTCGCATCGTGGCCCTGCGGCGTCCGGATCGATGCCGACGCGATCCATCTCGCAGGCGCCGAGCGCGAGCGCGAAGAGGAGCCACGGCGGCAGCGCGCTGGAGAAAGAGGAGACCGGCCGACGACGTGCGGAATCTGACGCGCGATGCACGTCGCGAGTCTACACGCGCACTGTGGAGATTGCCCCTCGACGGATTCGCGAGTGTGTATGTCGACGTGAGGCGAAGTCGATTGCGACTCTACACGTCGCGTCGCCGCGACGTTCGACTCACGTGCTGGCCGGGCTCATGGTCGCGGGTATGAGCGTCGCGCACATCCGTGATCGTCTCGTCGAGCTCGTCCGCGCCTGCGAAGCGGGCCACACGCTCGACGCGATCGAGCGCTTCTACGCCGAGGACGTCGTCGTCTTCGAGAACTACGAGCGCGCGCGCTCGGGCCGCGCCGCGTGCGTCGAGTACGAGCGCGCCGCGCTCGCCGAGCAGCCGCGACCGCCGAAGCTCGTCGCGCGCGCGATGGCCGCGGACGAGGCGAGCGGCGTGTCGTTCGTCGAGTGGGTGATCCGCTTCGTCGGACGCGACGGACGTCCGATGCGCCTCGAGGAGGTCGCGGTGCAGCGCTGGTCCGGCGGAGCGATCGTCGAAGAGCGCTTCTTCTACGAGGGCGCGATCGACGAAGGCGAGCCCTGATCGAGAGTGCGCTCAGCGCCCGGTCGCGAGCCGCGTCGGCTCTCCTTCGCGCGGCTGATCGCCGCGCAGCACGCGGTTCGCGAGGCGGCGCATCGCGCGCAGCAGGCTCGCGCCTTCGCTCCAGCCGCCGCCCGCGCCGTGCCCGTCGGCGAGCGGCATGAAGATGTTGCCGTCGCTCACCGGCGCTTGGTCGTCGCGGATCGTGACGCGGTCCATCACCGCGCCGATCACGCGCTCGCTGAGGCCGGGCGCGAGCAGGTGCTGCCACGAGAGCACGCGCCCCGCGTTGCCTGCGTAGGCGACGCGCCTCGGTCGCTCCGCGAGCGACACGATCGTGCGCGCGACGCGCTCGGGCGGATACACCGGCGGCGGCGGCTCGACGACGTGCCCGGTGTAGTTCGCGGAGTGCTGCCAGAGCGGCGTGTCGATCGCCGCCGGCAGCGCGGTGCACACCTCGATGCCGGAGCCGACGAGCTCCTGTCGCAGGCAGTCCGAGAGCGCCTGGATCGCGTGCTTCGACATCACGTATGCGCTCATGTACGGCTGCGTGAGGCGCGCGAGGATCGACGCGTTGTTGATCAGAACGCCGCCGCCCGCGCGCCGCAGCCGCGGCAGCGCGGCGCGCGCGCCGTGCACGTAGCCGAGCAGGTTCACGTCGATCACGCGCCGGAACGCGTCGTACGGCGTGTCCTCGAAGCGCCCGAACACCGCGACCGCCGCGTTGTTGACCCACACGTCGATGCGGCCGAACGCGTCGACCGCACGCGACGCGAGGTGCTCGACCGCTTCGAGCTCGGTCACGTCGGTGGGCACGACGAGCGCGCGCCCGCCCGCGCGCTCGCACTCTCGCGCGACGTCGTCGAGCGCCGCCTCGCGACGCGCTGCGAGCACCACGCGCGCACGCCGGGCCGCGAACGCGCGCGCGGTCGCGCGACCGATGCCGCTCGATGCGCCGGTGATCACGACGACCGCGTCCTGCACCTTCCTCGTCATGCGCGCGACGTCGCAGAACGCGGGCCAACACGAGCGCACACCAGGACCACGATCCGAGCGCGCGGGCACGATCGCGCCCGTGGCGCGCCGCCTCGCGCGCGCCGCGCAGCGCGGGCGCGTGCATCGACGGGCCGCGGCGCGGTATGAAGGCGCGCGGTGACCGAGCTCTTCGCACCCGTGGTCTCGATCGCGAAGACGCAGCGCGGCCGCTTCTTCTGGGCGGCGTGGTGGACCGAGCCGCCCGCGCTGCACCCGTTCCGCAAGCCCGACGCGTCGAACGGCGGCGCGAGCACGTACGAAGAGGCGAAGCAGGACGCGGAGCGCGTCGCGGCGCGCGCGTTGGTCGAGGTCGACGCGCGATGGGCGCGCGCGTGCGTGCGGGTGATGCGCGGGATGCCGCCGTTCACGCCGTCGGAGCTGCGCGCTGCGCGCGAGGGAGCGAGCGAGCACGTGCGCGCGCGGCGTGCGCCCGTGGGCGCGCCGCAGAGCCTGTGGTCAGTGCTCGGCGTCGATCCGAAGGCGACGGTCGCGGAGATCAAGCGCGCCTATCGCGCGCGCGCGCTCGAGACGCACCCCGATCAGGGCGGCGATCCCGACGCGTTCCGCGCGCTGCACGCCGCCTACGAGCGCGCGATCGCGCGCCGTGACAAGCAGGCGAAGCGACCGAAGAAGCGCGCGCCCGAGTGAGACATCGCGAGACGTGTGCGGCGAGAGCGCGGCGCG includes:
- a CDS encoding J domain-containing protein, translating into MTELFAPVVSIAKTQRGRFFWAAWWTEPPALHPFRKPDASNGGASTYEEAKQDAERVAARALVEVDARWARACVRVMRGMPPFTPSELRAAREGASEHVRARRAPVGAPQSLWSVLGVDPKATVAEIKRAYRARALETHPDQGGDPDAFRALHAAYERAIARRDKQAKRPKKRAPE
- a CDS encoding SDR family oxidoreductase encodes the protein MTRKVQDAVVVITGASSGIGRATARAFAARRARVVLAARREAALDDVARECERAGGRALVVPTDVTELEAVEHLASRAVDAFGRIDVWVNNAAVAVFGRFEDTPYDAFRRVIDVNLLGYVHGARAALPRLRRAGGGVLINNASILARLTQPYMSAYVMSKHAIQALSDCLRQELVGSGIEVCTALPAAIDTPLWQHSANYTGHVVEPPPPVYPPERVARTIVSLAERPRRVAYAGNAGRVLSWQHLLAPGLSERVIGAVMDRVTIRDDQAPVSDGNIFMPLADGHGAGGGWSEGASLLRAMRRLANRVLRGDQPREGEPTRLATGR